The Episyrphus balteatus chromosome 4, idEpiBalt1.1, whole genome shotgun sequence genome includes a window with the following:
- the LOC129917936 gene encoding uncharacterized protein LOC129917936 isoform X2: MDKTFSTQTLDLPEENNLHIIPLANNYSILVYVDTTTFATKTRNPKTLSNVTNSESTKYQPKKCVMGCEYTTTTFFHRVPQDEESLEIWRKKLKLEHLRKSHRICNKHFNKRLQIAQKRLPNWVVPDSPEVSDSEDNNTTEKKDNDTSNICNLWKITRIPEENTKIRIKNSLYPANMKKDILACK, from the exons ATGGATAAAACTTTCTCAA CACAAACTTTGGATCTTCCTGAAGAGAATAATCTACACATAATTCCCCTAGCAAACAATTATTCAATTTTG GTTTATGTCGATACAACAACTTTtgcaacaaaaacaagaaacccCAAAACACTGTCAAATGTAACTAATAGTGAATCAACAAAATATCAGCCGAAAAAATGTGTCATGGGTTGCGAATATACAactacaacattttttcatagaGTTCCACAAGATGAAGAAAG cctggAAATATGGAGAAAGAAACTGAAGTTAGAacatttaagaaaatcccaCAGAATAtgcaacaaacattttaacaaAAGGCTTCAAATTGCTCAAAAGCGTCTACCTAATTGGGTAGTTCCAGATTCACCAGAAGTATCCGATTCAGAAGATAACAACACGACAGAAAAAAAGGACAATGATACAAGCAATATATGCAACTTGTGGAAAATCACTCGGATACCAGaagaaaatactaaaattagaataaaaaattcattatatCCTGCAAACATGAAAAAAGATATTCTTGCTTGCAAATAA
- the LOC129917936 gene encoding uncharacterized protein LOC129917936 isoform X1, translating into MDKTFSIAQTLDLPEENNLHIIPLANNYSILVYVDTTTFATKTRNPKTLSNVTNSESTKYQPKKCVMGCEYTTTTFFHRVPQDEESLEIWRKKLKLEHLRKSHRICNKHFNKRLQIAQKRLPNWVVPDSPEVSDSEDNNTTEKKDNDTSNICNLWKITRIPEENTKIRIKNSLYPANMKKDILACK; encoded by the exons ATGGATAAAACTTTCTCAA TAGCACAAACTTTGGATCTTCCTGAAGAGAATAATCTACACATAATTCCCCTAGCAAACAATTATTCAATTTTG GTTTATGTCGATACAACAACTTTtgcaacaaaaacaagaaacccCAAAACACTGTCAAATGTAACTAATAGTGAATCAACAAAATATCAGCCGAAAAAATGTGTCATGGGTTGCGAATATACAactacaacattttttcatagaGTTCCACAAGATGAAGAAAG cctggAAATATGGAGAAAGAAACTGAAGTTAGAacatttaagaaaatcccaCAGAATAtgcaacaaacattttaacaaAAGGCTTCAAATTGCTCAAAAGCGTCTACCTAATTGGGTAGTTCCAGATTCACCAGAAGTATCCGATTCAGAAGATAACAACACGACAGAAAAAAAGGACAATGATACAAGCAATATATGCAACTTGTGGAAAATCACTCGGATACCAGaagaaaatactaaaattagaataaaaaattcattatatCCTGCAAACATGAAAAAAGATATTCTTGCTTGCAAATAA